Proteins encoded together in one Mycobacterium simiae window:
- a CDS encoding class I SAM-dependent methyltransferase, producing MTLRVFRKVGIYPVLDHYYEPLFNPNHLRKPLSDDRELLGIDWNVEEQLGLLKKFHFNDELLRFPLDRRADQEFYYRNGFFESGDAEYLYNMIRLFKPKRLFEIGSGRSTLLAASALQANRAEDPGYSCEHVCIEPYEVDWLEHLGVKVIRKPVELMDSSLFTKMEANDILFIDSSHMIRPQGDVLFEYFEILPVLKPGVLIHIHDIFSPKDYLDEWIQSVCFWNEQYLLEAFLSYNSEFKIIGALNFLKHHYPNELTAACPVLREQFESREPGSFWLRRA from the coding sequence ATGACCTTGCGGGTATTTCGGAAAGTGGGAATTTATCCCGTCCTTGATCATTACTATGAGCCACTGTTCAATCCCAATCACCTTCGGAAACCGCTATCCGACGATCGCGAGCTGCTGGGCATCGACTGGAACGTCGAGGAGCAATTAGGTCTGCTGAAGAAATTTCACTTCAATGACGAATTGTTGCGGTTTCCGCTAGACCGTCGGGCCGACCAGGAGTTCTACTACCGGAACGGCTTCTTCGAGTCGGGCGACGCCGAGTACCTCTACAACATGATCCGGCTGTTCAAGCCGAAGCGCCTTTTCGAGATCGGCAGCGGCCGGTCAACCCTGCTGGCTGCCAGCGCACTACAGGCCAACCGAGCCGAAGATCCCGGCTACAGCTGCGAACATGTCTGCATCGAACCGTACGAGGTTGACTGGCTCGAGCACCTCGGCGTCAAGGTCATCCGCAAGCCGGTGGAGCTGATGGACTCGTCGTTGTTCACCAAAATGGAGGCCAACGACATCCTCTTCATCGACTCGTCGCACATGATCCGGCCACAGGGCGACGTCCTGTTCGAGTACTTCGAGATCCTTCCGGTCCTCAAACCCGGTGTGCTGATTCACATTCACGACATCTTCAGCCCCAAGGACTACCTCGACGAGTGGATACAGTCGGTCTGCTTTTGGAACGAGCAGTATCTGCTCGAGGCATTTCTGAGCTATAACTCAGAGTTCAAAATCATTGGGGCGCTGAACTTTTTGAAGCACCACTACCCAAACGAACTAACCGCCGCATGCCCCGTATTACGGGAACAGTTCGAATCCCGCGAGCCCGGTTCCTTCTGGCTCAGGCGGGCGTAG
- the gmd gene encoding GDP-mannose 4,6-dehydratase: MKRALITGITGQDGSYLAELLLGKGYEVHGLIRRASTFNTSRIDHLYVDPHQPDARLFLHYGDLTDGTRLVTLLSTIDPDEVYNLAAQSHVRVSFDEPVHTGDTTGMGSIRLLEAVRLSRVDCRFYQASSSEMFGASPPPQNEQTPFYPRSPYGAAKVYAYWVTRNYREAYGLFAVNGILFNHESPRRGETFVTRKITRAVARIKAGIQSEVYLGNLDAVRDWGYAPEFVEGMWRMLQANEPEDFVLSTGRGYSVRDFAQTAFEHAGLDWHKHVKFDDRYLRPTEVDSLVGDSTKAAQSLGWKASVHTGELARIMVDADIAALECDGRPWIDKPTLPGWS; encoded by the coding sequence GTGAAGCGAGCGCTCATCACCGGGATCACCGGCCAGGACGGCTCGTATCTTGCCGAACTGCTGTTAGGCAAGGGTTACGAGGTTCACGGGCTCATCCGCCGAGCTTCCACTTTCAACACGTCGCGGATCGATCACCTCTACGTCGACCCACACCAACCTGATGCCCGACTGTTCTTGCACTACGGCGACTTGACCGACGGAACCCGATTAGTGACGTTGCTCAGTACGATCGACCCCGACGAGGTGTACAACTTAGCGGCACAATCGCATGTAAGGGTCAGCTTCGACGAACCGGTACACACTGGCGATACCACGGGTATGGGATCGATTCGCCTACTGGAAGCCGTCCGGCTGTCCCGCGTCGACTGCCGCTTCTACCAGGCCTCGTCATCGGAGATGTTCGGCGCATCGCCGCCGCCGCAGAACGAGCAGACCCCGTTTTACCCGCGGTCACCGTATGGCGCGGCGAAAGTGTATGCCTACTGGGTGACCCGCAACTACCGCGAAGCGTACGGATTATTCGCGGTCAACGGCATTCTCTTCAATCACGAATCACCCAGGCGGGGAGAGACATTCGTGACTCGAAAGATCACGCGAGCCGTCGCACGGATCAAGGCGGGCATCCAATCCGAGGTGTATCTGGGTAACCTGGATGCCGTACGCGACTGGGGGTACGCGCCGGAATTTGTTGAAGGAATGTGGCGGATGCTGCAGGCCAACGAACCAGAAGACTTTGTGCTGTCAACGGGGCGCGGCTACTCCGTGCGCGACTTCGCTCAGACCGCATTCGAGCATGCCGGGCTCGACTGGCACAAGCACGTGAAGTTCGACGATCGCTATCTGCGGCCCACTGAAGTTGATTCGCTGGTCGGCGATTCGACCAAGGCCGCCCAGTCGCTGGGCTGGAAGGCATCCGTGCACACCGGCGAGCTTGCCCGCATAATGGTGGATGCCGACATCGCCGCGCTTGAGTGCGATGGCCGACCATGGATAGACAAGCCGACCCTTCCGGGGTGGAGTTGA
- a CDS encoding glycosyltransferase has translation MSERTAASAPRVSIVATTHNQENYVRQAFDSFLAQRTDFPVEIIVADDASTDSTPSVIREYTDKYPHLFRPILRPENLGLNRNMTGALSAARGEYVALCEADDYWTDPLKLSKQVAFLDRHPATTVCFHPVRVVWEDGYAKDSRFPPPHLRGNLTVDALLLMNFIQTNSVVYRRLQRYDDIPADVMPLDWYLHVRHAARGGIGMLPDTMSVYRRHSKGMWHNQVADPPRFWLTLGSGHAATFDAMLDLFPDDPEREKLIAAMADWILRQIANVPGAQGRAVLEETIASYPRMAELAMKYRWASRSQRLKESWRRFALVAPHAKGMVEIWPFSLQHRQPQHGGDALRPLGERYAATDARK, from the coding sequence ATGAGCGAAAGGACGGCAGCGAGCGCACCCAGGGTGAGCATCGTGGCGACCACCCACAACCAGGAGAATTACGTACGCCAGGCCTTCGACAGCTTTCTCGCCCAGCGAACCGACTTCCCGGTGGAGATCATCGTCGCCGATGACGCCTCGACCGACTCCACGCCATCGGTGATCCGGGAGTACACCGATAAGTATCCGCACCTGTTCAGGCCGATCTTGAGGCCGGAGAACCTGGGCCTCAACCGGAACATGACCGGAGCGTTGTCGGCAGCCCGAGGCGAGTACGTCGCGCTGTGCGAGGCCGACGACTATTGGACCGACCCGCTCAAACTGAGCAAGCAGGTCGCCTTCCTGGACCGGCACCCGGCGACCACGGTGTGTTTCCACCCCGTGCGCGTGGTCTGGGAAGACGGCTATGCGAAGGATTCGAGGTTCCCACCGCCCCATTTACGCGGCAACCTGACCGTCGACGCCCTGCTGCTGATGAATTTCATTCAGACGAACTCCGTCGTCTACCGTCGCCTCCAGCGCTACGACGACATCCCCGCCGACGTCATGCCGTTGGACTGGTACCTGCACGTACGCCATGCCGCCCGTGGCGGCATCGGGATGCTGCCCGACACCATGTCTGTCTACCGCCGTCATTCAAAGGGCATGTGGCACAACCAGGTTGCGGATCCACCGAGATTCTGGCTGACTCTGGGCTCGGGGCATGCGGCCACGTTCGACGCGATGCTCGACCTTTTCCCGGACGATCCCGAGCGCGAGAAACTCATCGCCGCAATGGCCGACTGGATCTTGCGCCAGATCGCGAATGTGCCCGGCGCTCAGGGGCGCGCGGTGCTGGAGGAAACCATCGCGAGCTATCCGCGCATGGCGGAGCTGGCGATGAAGTACCGCTGGGCATCACGTTCGCAACGGCTTAAGGAGTCGTGGCGCAGGTTCGCGCTCGTGGCGCCGCACGCGAAGGGGATGGTGGAAATCTGGCCCTTCAGCCTCCAGCACCGGCAGCCGCAGCATGGTGGAGACGCCTTGCGACCGCTCGGGGAGCGGTACGCGGCTACTGACGCGCGAAAATAA
- a CDS encoding UDP-glucose dehydrogenase family protein has product MKISVIGSGYVGLVTGACLADSGNDVVCVDIDQAKVDLLLAGGVPIFEPGLAELIAKNRKKGLIDFTSDSQRGVEHADMIFIAVPTPMGESGAADLTHVYAAADTIGSHMDRYKVVINKSTVPVGTADEVRAVIRNKTEHEFDVVSNPEFLKQGKAITDFMRPDRVVIGSDSERALAMMRELYEPFLHLSQPLISIDVRSAEMAKYAANCFLATKISFINEISNLCEKAGADVAAVREAIGADKRIGYDFLSPGIGYGGSCLPKDVRALLHTADRLASDMHLLQAVEHVNDEQKAALVAKIVTRFGGKSADKNLQGLRIGLWGLSFKPQTDDVRAAPALIIAEKLVAFGAVVRAFDPEAARQARKVLGDSIEYASDMYAAIQDADALLLLTEWKQFERPSWARVKSVMRGRVVFDGRNIYDPQQLRAEGFEYFGMGRH; this is encoded by the coding sequence TTGAAAATTTCGGTAATCGGATCTGGCTACGTCGGCCTCGTCACGGGCGCCTGCCTCGCGGACAGCGGCAATGACGTAGTCTGCGTCGATATCGACCAGGCTAAGGTGGACCTGCTGCTTGCAGGCGGGGTCCCTATCTTCGAGCCCGGCTTGGCGGAGCTGATTGCGAAGAACCGAAAAAAGGGACTAATCGACTTCACCAGCGACAGCCAGCGCGGCGTCGAACACGCAGACATGATTTTCATCGCCGTTCCAACGCCTATGGGTGAGAGCGGTGCGGCTGACCTCACTCACGTCTACGCCGCGGCCGACACTATCGGATCGCACATGGACCGCTACAAGGTCGTCATCAACAAGTCAACCGTGCCCGTCGGCACTGCGGACGAAGTTCGTGCCGTTATCCGCAATAAGACGGAGCATGAGTTCGATGTTGTATCCAATCCGGAATTTTTGAAGCAAGGCAAGGCGATCACCGATTTCATGCGCCCCGACCGGGTAGTGATCGGCAGCGACTCCGAGCGAGCCCTTGCCATGATGCGCGAGCTTTATGAGCCGTTCCTGCATCTCTCCCAGCCCCTCATCTCCATCGACGTCCGGAGTGCAGAGATGGCGAAGTACGCGGCCAACTGCTTCCTCGCAACCAAAATCTCCTTCATCAACGAAATTTCGAACTTGTGCGAAAAGGCCGGCGCCGACGTCGCCGCGGTACGGGAGGCCATCGGCGCGGATAAGCGGATCGGCTATGACTTCCTGTCCCCTGGGATCGGCTACGGCGGTTCATGCTTGCCGAAGGACGTCCGCGCCTTGCTACATACGGCGGACCGTCTGGCGTCGGACATGCATCTCCTCCAAGCGGTCGAGCACGTCAACGACGAGCAGAAGGCTGCCCTCGTCGCCAAGATCGTGACCCGTTTCGGGGGCAAGTCGGCCGACAAGAATTTACAGGGCCTGCGCATTGGACTTTGGGGTCTCAGCTTCAAGCCCCAAACCGACGACGTGCGCGCCGCCCCCGCCCTCATCATCGCGGAGAAACTGGTCGCATTCGGCGCGGTCGTGCGGGCCTTCGATCCCGAGGCCGCTCGCCAAGCGAGGAAGGTGCTAGGGGATTCGATCGAATACGCAAGTGACATGTACGCTGCTATTCAGGACGCCGATGCCTTACTCCTACTGACGGAGTGGAAACAATTTGAACGTCCATCGTGGGCTCGGGTGAAGTCGGTTATGCGCGGTCGCGTTGTGTTCGACGGACGGAACATCTATGACCCGCAGCAGCTACGAGCCGAGGGCTTCGAGTATTTCGGTATGGGCCGGCATTAG
- a CDS encoding glycosyltransferase family 2 protein, giving the protein MTSAPTVSVITISFKDLDGLKRTVNSVRAQRYSGRIEHIVIDGGSGDEVVEYLSGIEPTLAYWQSEPDGGRYDAMNQGIARASGDVLWFMHSSDCFPDPDAVADAITAISDQGPVREVWGYGMDNLVGLGRVRSPMPFRLRKFLAGWQVIPHQASFYGSSVIKQLGGYDLDFGIAADQEFILRAALLREPVTIRRVLCDFDTTGVGTNRAPSEVFDDLRRMWDMHGRYPLGGRRVSRAYLRACEYYFLALAFVFRR; this is encoded by the coding sequence GTGACGTCAGCTCCGACCGTGTCGGTGATAACGATTAGTTTCAAGGATCTCGACGGGCTGAAACGCACCGTGAACAGTGTGCGAGCCCAGCGTTATTCGGGGCGTATCGAGCACATTGTCATCGACGGCGGCTCCGGTGATGAGGTTGTCGAATATCTGTCCGGGATAGAGCCGACCTTGGCGTACTGGCAGTCGGAGCCGGATGGCGGGCGCTATGACGCGATGAATCAAGGCATCGCCCGGGCCTCGGGAGATGTGTTGTGGTTCATGCATTCCAGCGATTGCTTTCCTGACCCGGACGCGGTGGCTGATGCGATCACCGCGATCTCGGATCAGGGGCCTGTTCGCGAGGTGTGGGGGTATGGGATGGACAATCTCGTCGGGTTGGGGCGGGTGCGCAGCCCGATGCCGTTTCGCCTCCGCAAGTTTCTTGCCGGTTGGCAGGTGATCCCGCATCAAGCCTCGTTTTACGGGTCGTCGGTGATTAAGCAGTTGGGTGGCTACGACCTCGATTTCGGGATCGCTGCCGACCAGGAGTTCATCCTGCGTGCAGCGTTGCTGCGCGAGCCAGTCACGATTCGGCGCGTGTTGTGCGATTTCGATACCACTGGCGTTGGGACGAATCGTGCTCCCAGCGAGGTCTTTGATGACCTCCGCCGCATGTGGGACATGCATGGCCGCTATCCGCTGGGCGGACGGCGGGTGTCTCGCGCCTATTTGCGCGCGTGCGAGTATTACTTCCTAGCTTTGGCTTTCGTATTCCGACGATAA
- a CDS encoding glycosyltransferase yields the protein MKFALASYGTRGDIEPSTAVGRELQRRGHDVRLAVPPNLVGLVESAGLEAVAYGPDQQEGFWDVDFLRKFWKVNEVIASWREVQGLLAHSWAEMSTTLVALADGADLLFTGPGFPGVPANVAEYYGIPLATMHYFPMLPNSQVAPGVPAPLVRAAVRALDWPQRLLTKRAEDTQRRELGLPKASGPAPRRITARGSLEIQAYDEVCFPGLAAEWAKWGDQRPFVGTLTIEMATDADQEVASWVDAGTAPIFFGFGSTPVRSPVETIEMIGAACAQLGERALVASGQTDFSDVPHFDHVKVVGPVNYAKVFPACRAVVHHSGAGTTAAGLRAGVPTLSLWSLGDQRIWAGQIKRLKVGTARPFSATTRQTLVSDLREILAPDCVARAREIATRMTKPAESATKTADLLENFAHVPATSN from the coding sequence GTGAAGTTTGCCCTGGCGAGCTACGGGACCCGCGGCGATATCGAACCGAGCACCGCTGTCGGGCGTGAATTGCAGCGTCGGGGTCACGACGTCCGCCTGGCGGTCCCGCCCAATCTGGTCGGCCTCGTCGAGTCGGCCGGGCTGGAGGCAGTCGCTTACGGGCCCGATCAACAGGAAGGGTTCTGGGACGTCGATTTCCTACGCAAGTTTTGGAAGGTCAACGAGGTAATCGCCTCCTGGCGCGAAGTCCAAGGGCTCTTGGCGCATTCTTGGGCGGAAATGAGTACCACCCTGGTCGCGCTCGCGGACGGGGCCGACCTGCTGTTCACCGGGCCGGGTTTTCCGGGAGTGCCCGCCAATGTGGCCGAGTACTACGGCATTCCGCTGGCCACGATGCATTACTTCCCGATGCTGCCCAACAGTCAGGTCGCTCCGGGAGTACCGGCGCCACTGGTACGCGCCGCGGTGCGGGCACTGGACTGGCCGCAGCGGTTGCTAACCAAACGCGCCGAGGACACGCAACGCCGCGAATTAGGTCTCCCGAAGGCGTCGGGCCCCGCGCCTCGACGGATCACCGCGCGCGGATCGCTGGAAATCCAGGCCTACGACGAGGTGTGCTTTCCCGGGCTGGCCGCCGAATGGGCGAAATGGGGCGATCAACGCCCCTTCGTCGGCACGCTAACGATCGAGATGGCCACCGACGCCGACCAGGAGGTCGCGTCCTGGGTCGACGCCGGGACAGCGCCGATCTTCTTCGGGTTCGGCAGCACCCCGGTGAGATCTCCCGTCGAGACCATCGAGATGATCGGCGCCGCGTGCGCGCAGCTGGGCGAGCGCGCGTTGGTTGCCTCTGGTCAGACGGACTTCAGCGATGTCCCGCACTTCGACCATGTCAAGGTGGTCGGCCCCGTTAACTATGCGAAAGTCTTCCCCGCCTGTCGCGCGGTGGTGCACCACAGTGGTGCGGGCACCACGGCCGCGGGCCTGCGGGCCGGTGTTCCCACCCTGAGCCTGTGGAGCCTAGGGGATCAACGGATCTGGGCGGGCCAGATCAAACGGCTGAAAGTGGGTACTGCCCGGCCATTTTCGGCCACAACCCGGCAAACCTTGGTCAGTGACCTGCGCGAAATCCTCGCTCCGGATTGCGTGGCACGCGCCCGCGAGATTGCAACGCGGATGACAAAACCCGCCGAAAGTGCGACAAAGACAGCCGATCTGTTAGAAAACTTCGCCCACGTGCCGGCGACGAGCAACTAG
- a CDS encoding methyltransferase domain-containing protein, with translation MKFDELSSLPVVNLYAGDLPDMPEYRTTGQVGLSLVQEDKWHIRHDVSKPMPMPDESVDSYQSEDVFEHIRLQSLPATIKEIYRVLKFGGLFRLSVPDYRCDILHERSVKDAQGNLLFDPFGGGKYKRRFLIFGEKRVVRGGHVWFPKYESVRKLLTDTPFSSVNFLHYYDEAGNPFSAPIDYSKGFIKRTPDNDSRVSSPFRPMSIVVDCVK, from the coding sequence ATGAAATTCGACGAGCTGTCGTCCCTTCCCGTTGTCAACTTATATGCGGGCGACCTACCGGATATGCCTGAATACCGCACCACGGGGCAAGTGGGCCTATCTCTGGTCCAAGAAGATAAATGGCACATACGCCATGATGTATCAAAACCGATGCCAATGCCCGACGAATCGGTTGATTCTTACCAGTCAGAAGATGTCTTCGAGCATATTAGATTGCAATCGCTGCCGGCGACAATAAAGGAGATTTACAGAGTGCTCAAGTTCGGAGGCCTGTTCAGATTGTCAGTTCCGGACTATCGCTGTGATATCTTGCATGAGCGATCCGTCAAAGACGCCCAAGGCAATTTACTATTTGACCCGTTTGGAGGCGGCAAGTACAAGCGACGCTTCTTGATCTTCGGTGAAAAAAGAGTAGTTCGCGGAGGACATGTCTGGTTCCCGAAGTATGAATCCGTTCGTAAATTGCTAACAGATACTCCCTTTTCTTCCGTTAACTTTCTCCATTACTACGATGAAGCCGGGAATCCCTTCAGTGCGCCCATCGATTATTCGAAGGGATTCATAAAGAGGACTCCAGACAATGACAGCAGGGTGTCATCGCCGTTCAGGCCGATGTCGATAGTGGTTGACTGCGTAAAGTGA
- a CDS encoding GDP-L-fucose synthase family protein, which translates to MRTPIGTLDRTLPVYIAGHRGLVGSALVRKFEAEGFTNLVVRSHDQLDLTDRAATFDFILESRPQVMIDAAARVGGIMANSTYPADFLSENLQIQVNLLDAAVAARVPRLLFLGSSCIYPKFAPQPIQESALLTGPLEPTNDAYAIAKIAGILQVQAVRRQHGLAWISAMPTNLYGPEDNFSRSDSHLLPALIRRYEEAKSIGAPEVTNWGSGAPRRELLHVDDLASACLHLLEQFDGPTHINVGTGIDHTIREIAEMVATAVGYTGETHWDRTKPDGTPQKLLDISALREVGWTAKLPLQEGIVATVAWYRANADTARQ; encoded by the coding sequence ATGCGTACGCCGATCGGCACCCTGGACCGCACGTTACCCGTATACATCGCCGGGCATCGCGGCCTCGTCGGATCCGCGTTGGTGCGCAAGTTCGAAGCCGAGGGATTCACGAATCTTGTTGTGCGGTCACATGATCAACTCGACCTTACGGACCGTGCCGCGACGTTTGACTTTATCCTGGAGTCGAGGCCCCAGGTGATGATCGACGCCGCGGCGCGCGTCGGCGGCATCATGGCCAACAGCACCTATCCCGCCGACTTCCTCTCGGAGAACCTGCAGATTCAGGTCAACCTGCTCGACGCCGCCGTGGCCGCCCGCGTGCCGCGATTGCTGTTCCTCGGATCTTCGTGCATTTACCCGAAATTCGCTCCGCAACCCATCCAGGAGAGCGCGCTGCTCACCGGTCCGCTGGAGCCGACAAACGACGCCTACGCCATCGCCAAGATCGCCGGAATCCTTCAGGTGCAGGCGGTTCGGCGCCAGCACGGATTGGCATGGATTTCAGCGATGCCGACCAATCTCTACGGGCCAGAGGACAACTTCTCCCGTTCGGACTCGCATCTGCTACCAGCACTCATTCGGCGATACGAGGAGGCCAAGTCCATCGGCGCGCCCGAGGTGACGAACTGGGGTAGCGGTGCCCCTCGGCGCGAGTTGTTACATGTTGACGACCTGGCGAGTGCGTGTTTGCATCTGCTCGAACAGTTCGACGGCCCCACCCATATCAACGTCGGGACCGGTATCGATCACACGATCAGGGAGATCGCTGAGATGGTCGCTACAGCGGTGGGATACACGGGCGAAACACATTGGGATAGAACAAAACCGGATGGTACGCCACAAAAGCTCCTTGATATTTCCGCGCTGCGGGAGGTGGGATGGACGGCCAAGTTACCGCTGCAGGAGGGCATTGTGGCCACGGTGGCGTGGTATCGGGCCAACGCTGATACGGCGAGGCAATAG
- a CDS encoding methyltransferase type 11, whose product MIAAKGRSVPVIFIIFNRPDNTRQVFEAIRAAKPAQLLVIADGPREDRPGEPERCAITRAIVDEVDWDCQVHKNFAESNMGCQLRISSGISWAFTLVDEAIILEDDCVPSSSFFIYCAELLDRYANDERVMMVSGRNHLFGRMATDDSYYFSRYPHVWGWATWRRAWEKYDAKMSDWPEIRDRKIFDQYFSSILERYYRESILQYVYDGKINTWAYQWFYAIWANSGLCATPARNLVRNIGFDTEATNTKWDLIYSAHSALAAEDLELPLKHPATVLASSDRDELEARLQASRGSGLLHALNKYISVLRVLLKRTTGIGEWPNPGLLVRGGG is encoded by the coding sequence GTGATCGCCGCGAAAGGACGTTCCGTCCCCGTCATCTTCATCATCTTCAACCGCCCCGATAACACGCGCCAGGTTTTCGAGGCAATCCGAGCTGCGAAGCCCGCCCAACTGCTGGTGATTGCGGATGGCCCACGGGAAGACAGGCCGGGCGAGCCTGAGAGGTGCGCCATAACAAGAGCGATTGTGGACGAAGTCGACTGGGACTGCCAGGTCCATAAGAACTTCGCAGAATCCAACATGGGCTGCCAGCTCCGCATTTCCTCCGGAATCAGCTGGGCGTTTACCCTCGTCGATGAGGCAATAATACTTGAAGATGATTGTGTACCGTCATCGTCATTTTTTATTTACTGCGCTGAACTACTCGATCGTTATGCGAATGACGAGCGTGTCATGATGGTGTCCGGACGCAATCATCTGTTCGGGCGGATGGCTACGGATGATAGCTATTATTTTTCTCGGTATCCGCACGTGTGGGGCTGGGCTACCTGGAGGCGGGCCTGGGAGAAATACGACGCAAAGATGTCAGATTGGCCCGAAATACGAGACCGAAAAATATTCGACCAATATTTTTCCAGCATTCTCGAACGCTATTACCGTGAGTCGATTCTGCAATATGTTTATGACGGAAAGATTAACACATGGGCCTACCAATGGTTTTACGCGATATGGGCGAACTCCGGGCTATGCGCGACGCCTGCGAGAAACCTGGTACGAAATATAGGATTTGACACCGAAGCGACAAACACCAAGTGGGACCTAATTTACTCCGCTCATTCCGCGCTCGCCGCCGAGGACCTCGAATTGCCACTCAAGCATCCCGCCACTGTCCTGGCAAGCTCGGATAGGGACGAACTCGAAGCGAGACTTCAAGCCTCTCGTGGGAGCGGACTGCTACATGCCCTGAATAAATATATTTCTGTACTTAGGGTTCTACTTAAGAGAACGACGGGGATCGGTGAATGGCCTAATCCGGGCCTGCTGGTCCGCGGGGGCGGTTAA
- a CDS encoding class I SAM-dependent methyltransferase, translating to MFGLFRKILQDKVDIIDQAFTSLNVESFADLGGVWRVEGGYTFHALDKHNIKDAALVDTHPTEKVINKAKKYPQLRLIKGNFGDPAIADQVGKVDAVLLFDVLLHQVAPDWDKVLEMYAKNVRALVIYNQQWTGSGSNVRLLDLGEDEYFRNVPHNPRQENYKNLFGRLDEIHPDHNRPWRDVHHIWQWGITDADLEAKVAELGFTLLHKKNCGRFGRLPNFENHAFIFARQ from the coding sequence ATGTTTGGTCTCTTCCGGAAGATTCTGCAAGACAAAGTCGACATCATTGATCAAGCATTCACATCTCTGAACGTCGAATCGTTCGCTGACCTTGGTGGCGTCTGGCGGGTGGAGGGCGGCTATACGTTCCACGCCCTCGACAAGCACAACATCAAAGACGCCGCGTTGGTTGATACGCATCCGACCGAAAAGGTCATCAACAAAGCCAAGAAGTATCCGCAACTTCGGCTGATCAAAGGAAATTTCGGCGACCCGGCCATTGCCGATCAGGTAGGCAAAGTCGACGCGGTGTTGCTCTTCGACGTGCTGTTGCACCAGGTGGCGCCCGACTGGGACAAGGTCCTGGAAATGTATGCGAAAAATGTTCGCGCACTGGTCATTTACAACCAGCAATGGACAGGTTCCGGTAGTAACGTCCGATTACTCGACCTGGGCGAAGACGAGTATTTTCGCAATGTCCCGCATAACCCGCGTCAGGAAAATTACAAGAACCTGTTCGGGAGGCTTGACGAGATCCATCCCGACCACAACCGGCCGTGGCGCGATGTGCACCATATCTGGCAGTGGGGCATCACCGACGCGGATCTCGAGGCCAAGGTCGCCGAACTCGGGTTTACCTTGCTGCACAAGAAGAATTGCGGCCGGTTCGGCCGGCTACCGAATTTCGAGAATCACGCCTTTATTTTCGCGCGTCAGTAG
- a CDS encoding class I SAM-dependent methyltransferase: MSMIMRSLIAIALNTGRSKDSLEPTRRAAAYGWFHGDHLVSPPAIAKQRHLLKLFKSRNHRIFVEAGTYKGATTAFFAPHAERVISVELHDGLFTAAKQRFASYPNVSLVHGDSLIEIPKIVADCSSPPLVFLDGHFSGDGTAEGEEMEPAESTLRQLADVAMPGTTLVIDDLRLFGSGLVGFPQLDEITAAARSAFPTAAIRTGLDSIVVELPE, translated from the coding sequence ATGTCGATGATCATGCGCAGCCTGATCGCTATCGCGCTGAATACAGGGCGCAGCAAAGACTCCCTGGAGCCAACGCGCCGGGCAGCCGCGTACGGGTGGTTCCATGGCGACCATCTGGTTTCGCCACCCGCCATCGCGAAGCAGCGCCATCTACTGAAACTGTTCAAATCGCGCAACCACCGCATCTTTGTCGAGGCTGGTACTTACAAGGGTGCGACGACGGCCTTCTTTGCGCCGCATGCGGAGCGGGTGATTTCGGTCGAGCTCCACGACGGTCTATTCACCGCCGCCAAGCAACGGTTCGCGAGTTATCCGAATGTCAGCCTTGTCCACGGCGATTCGCTTATCGAAATCCCCAAGATTGTGGCGGACTGCTCGAGCCCGCCGCTCGTGTTCCTCGATGGACACTTCTCTGGTGACGGCACTGCGGAAGGGGAGGAGATGGAACCCGCAGAGTCGACGCTCAGACAACTCGCCGACGTAGCCATGCCGGGAACCACACTCGTCATTGACGACCTGCGCCTCTTCGGCTCAGGGCTGGTCGGATTTCCACAACTCGATGAGATTACAGCCGCTGCGCGCAGCGCGTTCCCGACGGCCGCGATCCGCACAGGTCTGGACTCGATTGTCGTCGAGCTACCCGAATGA